The following are encoded together in the Lagopus muta isolate bLagMut1 chromosome 7, bLagMut1 primary, whole genome shotgun sequence genome:
- the BAMBI gene encoding BMP and activin membrane-bound inhibitor homolog produces the protein MDRHSSYIFIWLQLELCAMAVLLTRGEIRCYCDAAHCVATGYMCKSELSACFSRLLDPQNTHSPLTHGCLDSIASTADICQAKQAQNHSGTTVSTLECCHEDMCNYRGLHDVLSPSKGETSGQGSRYQHDSKNLITKVQELTSSKELWFRAAVIAVPIAGGLILVLLIMLALRMLRSENKRLQDQRQQMLSRLHYSFHGHHSKKGQVAKLDLECMVPVTGHENCCMTCDKMRHSDLSNDKILSLVHWGMYSGHGKLEFV, from the exons ATGGATCGCCATTCCAGCTACATCTTCATCTGGCTGCAACTGGAGCTGTGCGCCATGGCCGTCCTGCTCACCAGAG GTGAAATCAGATGCTACTGTGATGCTGCACACTGTGTTGCGACTGGCTATATGTGCAAATCCGAGCTTAGCGCCTGCTTCTCCAGACTGCTTGATCCTCAGAATACACATTCCCCACTTACTCATGGCTGCTTGGACTCTATTGCAAGCACAGCTGATATCTGCCAAGCTAAACAGGCACAGAACCACTCTGGCACCACCGTGTCCACATTGGAATGCTGTCATGAAGATATGTGCAATTACAGAGgactacatgatgttttgtcTCCTTCCAAGGGTGAGACTTCAG GACAAGGGAGCAGATATCAACATGACAGCAAGAATCTTATCACCAAGGTACAGGAACTGACCTCTTCAAAAGAATTATGGTTCAGGGCAGCTGTAATAGCTGTTCCTATAGCTGGTGGGCTAATTTTGGTGCTTCTTATCATGCTGGCCTTGCGGATGCTCAGGAGTGAAAATAAGAGACTGCAAGATCAACGACAGCAAATGCTCTCCCGTTTGCACTATAGTTTTCATGGACATCATTCGAAGAAAGGACAGGTAGCAAAATTGGACCTGGAATGCATGGTGCCTGTAACTGGTCACGAGAACTGCTGCATGACCTGTGATAAAATGAGACATTCGGACCTCAGCAATGATAAGATCCTATCGCTAGTCCACTGGGGAATGTACAGTGGACATGGGAAGCTGGAATTTGTATga